In the genome of Pseudomonas putida, one region contains:
- a CDS encoding fimbria/pilus outer membrane usher protein produces the protein MFLLFDTRGRFRASAPLKLAALSLAIHSACVHADAASEQVADPQLLAFNTTFLQGAASSVDLQLLLAGTRVLPGNYRVDLYSNQVLVGRRDIDFQRNPATGRVEPCLTLALLRQLGIDLDKLQAQGKLSLDDDQSCQDLPALIDQASVSFDGSRLRLDTSVPQVAMQRGLRGYVDPQLWDNGVPAAFINYQMSTSRNAGDADTRYNTNLGLRNGINLGGWRLRNESNFSSGTGRPDTFKSNRSYLQHDVTALKGQFSAGDIFSDAQLFDSVRYRGLKLESDDGMRADSERGYAPIIRGVAQTNATVEIRQDNYLLYTTNVPPGPFEISDIYPSGSNGDLQITVIEADGSRRVTQQAFSSLPIMVREGQVRYSVSAGRYNSNSEGLATPQMLSANLAYGIDSNLTGIVGVQATDQYKALAVGVGRNTSLGAVSLDVTHSSSQAQGERKTGNSLRALYAKTFTGTATSFTLAAYRYSTEGYRTLSNHIEDLSSGPLLRSGHSKTRTDLTINQSLGADRKLGSLYLNASDQRYWNRGGSRSFSAGYGNNWRDTSYNLTWSHTQDLSGGAGSSDNQISLSVSFPLGGRPRAPRAFVTTSAQKSGNSTQAGINGYFNESADSFYSVQAGSSDGGGRSASANVSTRTSMADISVGYSQGKGYDSQSLNVSGSVVAHPGGINLGQTVGETFALVEVPGVRGAKVSSYSGVETGRNGYAVVPSAQPYRVNWISLDTRELGADIEIDNATQQRVPRRGAVVLARFAGKTGRRVQFELFDGQGGRIPFGAALEDAEGKQLAISDPSGKALALVEQAQGWLTIRWSDQQCQASYTLPVRDKALNYERLPLRCGE, from the coding sequence ATGTTTCTGCTGTTCGACACCCGGGGACGCTTCCGTGCGTCCGCGCCGCTCAAGCTCGCTGCCTTGTCCCTGGCCATCCACAGCGCGTGCGTGCACGCCGATGCAGCTTCCGAGCAAGTTGCCGACCCGCAGTTGCTCGCCTTCAATACCACCTTCCTGCAGGGCGCGGCTTCGTCGGTAGACCTGCAACTGCTGCTCGCCGGCACCCGTGTGCTGCCTGGCAACTACCGGGTCGATCTGTACAGCAACCAAGTCCTGGTCGGGCGACGAGATATCGATTTTCAACGCAACCCGGCCACTGGCCGTGTGGAGCCGTGCCTGACCCTCGCATTGCTCAGGCAACTGGGAATCGACCTGGACAAGCTGCAGGCCCAGGGCAAGCTGAGCCTGGACGACGACCAGTCCTGCCAGGACCTGCCTGCGCTGATCGATCAGGCCTCCGTAAGCTTCGATGGCAGTCGCCTGCGCCTGGATACCAGCGTCCCGCAGGTCGCCATGCAGCGTGGCCTGCGCGGCTACGTCGATCCCCAGTTGTGGGACAACGGCGTGCCAGCGGCTTTCATCAACTACCAGATGAGCACCAGCCGCAACGCAGGCGATGCCGACACCCGCTACAACACCAACCTGGGCCTGCGCAATGGCATCAACCTGGGCGGCTGGCGGCTGCGCAACGAGTCCAACTTCAGCAGCGGCACCGGCCGCCCGGATACCTTCAAGAGCAACCGCAGTTACTTGCAGCACGATGTCACGGCCCTGAAAGGGCAGTTCAGCGCCGGGGACATCTTCTCCGATGCGCAGTTGTTCGACAGCGTGCGCTACCGGGGCCTGAAGCTTGAGTCCGACGACGGCATGCGCGCTGACAGCGAGCGCGGCTACGCGCCGATCATCCGAGGTGTGGCACAGACCAACGCGACCGTGGAAATCCGCCAGGACAACTACCTGCTGTACACCACCAACGTACCGCCTGGCCCGTTCGAGATCAGCGACATCTACCCCAGTGGCTCCAACGGCGACCTGCAGATCACCGTCATCGAGGCCGACGGCAGCCGTCGGGTGACCCAGCAGGCGTTTTCCAGCTTGCCGATCATGGTCCGTGAAGGGCAGGTGCGATACAGCGTCTCGGCCGGTCGCTACAACAGCAACAGCGAAGGGCTGGCCACACCGCAGATGCTCAGCGCCAACCTGGCCTACGGCATCGACAGCAACCTGACCGGCATCGTCGGGGTGCAGGCCACCGATCAGTACAAGGCGCTGGCCGTCGGCGTGGGTCGCAATACCTCACTGGGCGCGGTGTCGCTGGACGTCACCCATTCCAGCAGCCAGGCCCAGGGCGAGCGCAAGACGGGCAACAGCCTGCGCGCCCTGTATGCCAAGACCTTCACCGGGACGGCCACCAGTTTCACCCTGGCGGCCTACCGCTATTCGACCGAGGGTTACCGCACGCTGAGCAACCACATCGAAGACCTCAGCAGCGGGCCGCTGCTGCGCTCGGGGCACTCCAAGACCCGTACCGACCTGACCATCAACCAGAGCCTGGGGGCGGATCGAAAGTTGGGCAGCCTATACCTGAACGCCAGCGACCAGCGCTACTGGAACCGCGGCGGATCGCGCAGCTTTTCGGCCGGCTATGGCAACAACTGGCGCGATACCAGCTACAACCTCACCTGGAGCCATACACAGGATTTGAGTGGCGGCGCTGGCAGCTCCGACAATCAGATCAGCCTGTCTGTGTCGTTCCCGCTCGGTGGTCGCCCACGGGCACCGCGAGCGTTCGTCACCACCAGTGCGCAGAAAAGCGGCAATAGCACTCAGGCCGGGATCAACGGCTACTTCAACGAAAGCGCCGACAGTTTCTATTCGGTGCAGGCGGGTAGCAGCGATGGTGGCGGGCGTTCGGCCTCGGCCAACGTCAGCACCCGGACATCGATGGCCGACATCAGTGTCGGCTACAGCCAGGGCAAGGGCTATGACTCGCAGAGCCTGAACGTCTCCGGGTCGGTGGTGGCTCACCCTGGGGGGATAAACCTGGGCCAGACCGTGGGCGAGACCTTTGCCCTGGTGGAGGTACCGGGCGTGCGCGGTGCCAAGGTCAGCAGCTACAGTGGCGTGGAGACTGGTCGTAACGGCTATGCGGTGGTCCCCAGCGCGCAGCCCTACCGGGTCAACTGGATCAGCCTGGACACCCGCGAACTGGGCGCCGATATCGAGATCGACAATGCCACCCAGCAACGGGTACCACGCCGTGGCGCTGTGGTGCTGGCGCGTTTCGCTGGCAAGACCGGGCGCCGTGTGCAGTTCGAGCTGTTCGACGGCCAAGGTGGCAGGATTCCATTCGGTGCTGCACTGGAAGATGCCGAGGGCAAGCAACTGGCGATCTCCGACCCCAGCGGCAAGGCATTGGCCTTGGTCGAGCAAGCGCAGGGCTGGCTGACGATTCGCTGGAGCGACCAGCAATGCCAGGCATCCTATACGTTGCCCGTACGTGACAAGGCGTTGAATTACGAACGCCTGCCATTGCGCTGCGGCGAGTAG
- a CDS encoding acyltransferase family protein codes for MSIEQNLVFKAPEIARTHVAADRAKAQGVRTGAHSTSYRPDIDGLRAVAVLLVLVFHGGLAVFPSGFIGVDIFFVISGYLTTSIILSAVARGDFSLGQFYVKRLWRLQPAILALLIVTLAAASVLYLPKDFIDFLKSEKYTSLLLSNQYFSKATDGYATAEAATLPLLHTWSLAIEWQWYIFLPLGLMALTRYLAPRQLKTAVLMLTIAAIAVALFIAKTSPDKSYYAFLARIFELLIGSCAAVYASDRQHLGRVSASVVGLGALGVLLYGATQSIPTTAYPGYPAIVICLATAVLVSGQVGQVGITSRLLSWSPLVFIGTISYSLYLWHWPVIAIVDYLGFEKTPAILAGYFIASFALGITSYYLIEKPLRRTRLGVGQTLILLLVVPAIAFSALHSAGKASGGWMERFGSDQTHILPRLKASEIPPRGPCLGGASDGSDSKCLLGQANAKTTALLMGDSYSNHFWGFMDVLAKDANLSVMAQGSPGCLALPDVYLYDWWKYKNTLYKKCHDAAAEYHRLIARSHYDYVIIGLTWETYANSRAVVLSIDDERSQALSRERMKAALLKSLDIIERSGARPVLLKSNIVMPEGANDCLYRSIKLRGTLEEHHCATSVAAPKEDPWLAQLFEAAKQAHPDVLVIDPKDVQCTDGQCKLSIDGLPIYRDIGHITDFASTAMGKMYLQAKGNPFTESNP; via the coding sequence GTGTCAATCGAACAGAACCTGGTATTCAAAGCACCTGAAATCGCCCGCACGCACGTGGCTGCCGATCGGGCCAAGGCACAGGGGGTGCGAACCGGCGCACACTCGACCTCCTACCGCCCCGATATCGACGGGCTACGCGCCGTTGCTGTCCTGCTGGTGCTGGTGTTCCATGGCGGGCTAGCGGTGTTCCCCTCTGGGTTCATCGGCGTCGATATCTTTTTCGTGATCTCTGGCTACCTCACCACCTCGATCATCCTGAGCGCGGTGGCCCGAGGTGACTTCAGCCTTGGCCAGTTCTACGTCAAACGCTTGTGGCGCCTGCAGCCGGCGATACTGGCGCTGTTGATCGTCACGCTCGCCGCGGCCAGCGTGCTGTATCTGCCCAAGGACTTCATCGACTTTCTGAAAAGCGAGAAGTACACAAGCCTGCTGCTGTCCAACCAGTACTTCTCCAAGGCCACCGACGGTTATGCCACCGCCGAGGCGGCGACGTTGCCCCTGCTGCACACCTGGTCGCTGGCCATCGAATGGCAGTGGTACATCTTCCTCCCGCTGGGTTTGATGGCTCTGACGCGCTACCTGGCGCCTCGTCAACTGAAAACCGCTGTCTTGATGTTGACCATCGCGGCCATTGCCGTCGCGCTGTTCATCGCCAAGACATCCCCCGACAAAAGCTATTACGCATTCCTCGCGCGCATCTTCGAGCTGTTGATCGGTTCGTGCGCGGCGGTGTATGCGAGCGACCGCCAACACCTGGGCCGCGTCAGCGCGTCCGTGGTAGGCCTGGGCGCCCTTGGCGTGCTCCTGTATGGCGCAACGCAATCCATACCGACGACCGCCTATCCGGGCTATCCCGCCATCGTGATCTGCCTGGCAACGGCGGTGCTTGTTTCGGGCCAGGTTGGGCAGGTAGGCATCACGTCCAGGCTGCTGTCGTGGTCACCTTTGGTATTCATCGGGACGATTTCCTACTCGCTGTACTTGTGGCACTGGCCAGTCATCGCCATCGTGGATTACCTGGGCTTTGAAAAGACCCCCGCCATCCTCGCCGGCTACTTCATCGCCTCGTTTGCCTTGGGCATCACCTCGTACTATTTGATCGAAAAGCCGCTGCGCCGCACCCGACTGGGCGTTGGCCAGACGCTCATCTTGCTGCTGGTCGTTCCTGCCATCGCCTTTTCGGCACTGCATTCGGCGGGCAAAGCTTCCGGTGGCTGGATGGAGCGCTTCGGCAGTGACCAGACGCATATCCTGCCGCGCCTGAAAGCGAGCGAAATACCCCCGCGCGGGCCGTGCCTTGGCGGTGCCAGTGATGGCTCCGATAGCAAATGCCTGCTTGGGCAAGCCAACGCCAAGACCACCGCGCTGCTGATGGGCGATTCCTACTCCAACCATTTCTGGGGCTTCATGGACGTACTGGCCAAGGACGCCAACCTCTCGGTCATGGCCCAGGGCAGCCCAGGTTGCCTGGCCCTGCCGGATGTCTATCTGTACGACTGGTGGAAGTACAAGAACACGCTCTACAAGAAGTGCCATGACGCGGCCGCTGAATACCACAGGCTGATTGCTCGTAGCCATTACGACTATGTGATCATCGGTCTGACCTGGGAAACCTATGCCAATAGCCGTGCCGTGGTGTTGTCGATCGATGACGAACGCTCCCAGGCCCTGTCGCGCGAACGCATGAAGGCTGCCCTGCTCAAGAGCCTCGACATTATCGAGCGCTCCGGCGCCAGGCCGGTGCTACTCAAGAGCAACATCGTCATGCCCGAGGGCGCCAACGACTGCCTGTACCGCAGCATCAAGCTCAGGGGCACGCTTGAGGAGCACCACTGCGCGACGAGCGTCGCGGCGCCCAAGGAAGACCCATGGCTTGCACAGCTGTTCGAAGCGGCCAAGCAGGCACACCCGGACGTGCTGGTGATCGACCCCAAGGATGTGCAGTGCACCGATGGCCAGTGCAAGCTGTCGATCGACGGCCTGCCGATCTACCGGGACATCGGGCACATCACCGATTTCGCGTCCACAGCGATGGGCAAGATGTATCTACAGGCCAAGGGCAATCCCTTTACTGAATCCAACCCTTGA
- a CDS encoding NAD(P)H-dependent flavin oxidoreductase — protein MRDPLFRTRITELLGIRHPILCGGMGPGVSDAAYVAAVVNAGGMGFIVAAGFADPRAFRNELRRCRELTSGKGFGVNLYVSSQAEALDRLREQVDILAEEGVLCVETSGASPECILPELRSAGIKVLHKVPAIRYARSAARLGVDALIVVGNDCGGHPGTYGISSMVQAAQAPMEIDLPIVIGGGIGTGRQLAATLAMGADAVLLGSRMLVSEELWIHRDYKDLLVRSDGTQSVIVKTALKQHHRVLNNDSAQAVAALDAAGAHDFERYRPHVMGTLTTQAYQTGDSARGMLDVGPSVVFADAVKPVQSIFDEILSDAKQALERLGQLRLQVPH, from the coding sequence ATGCGTGATCCACTCTTTCGCACCCGTATCACCGAACTGCTGGGCATCCGTCACCCTATTCTCTGTGGCGGGATGGGGCCAGGTGTGTCCGACGCGGCGTACGTAGCAGCCGTCGTGAACGCAGGCGGGATGGGTTTTATCGTCGCGGCGGGGTTTGCCGACCCTCGCGCGTTTCGCAACGAACTGCGCCGCTGCCGCGAGCTGACCTCGGGCAAAGGGTTCGGCGTCAACCTCTATGTTTCCAGCCAGGCCGAGGCACTGGACCGCTTGCGCGAGCAGGTGGACATCCTGGCCGAGGAAGGTGTGCTGTGCGTCGAAACCTCGGGCGCCAGCCCCGAGTGCATTCTGCCGGAGCTTCGCTCGGCGGGTATCAAGGTCCTGCACAAGGTCCCCGCGATTCGCTATGCGCGCTCGGCGGCCCGGCTCGGGGTGGATGCGCTCATCGTGGTGGGCAACGACTGCGGCGGACACCCGGGCACTTATGGCATCAGCAGCATGGTCCAGGCGGCCCAGGCACCGATGGAGATTGACCTACCCATCGTCATCGGTGGCGGCATCGGTACAGGCCGCCAACTGGCGGCGACGCTGGCGATGGGTGCGGATGCCGTGCTTCTGGGCTCGCGCATGCTGGTCAGCGAAGAACTCTGGATTCATCGCGACTACAAGGACTTGCTGGTACGCAGCGACGGCACGCAAAGCGTCATCGTGAAAACTGCCCTCAAGCAACATCACCGGGTACTGAACAACGACAGTGCCCAGGCGGTCGCCGCGCTGGATGCGGCCGGCGCTCATGACTTCGAACGCTACCGCCCCCATGTCATGGGCACCCTGACCACGCAGGCCTACCAGACGGGCGACAGCGCACGTGGCATGCTCGATGTCGGCCCATCGGTCGTCTTTGCCGACGCGGTCAAGCCCGTGCAGAGCATCTTCGATGAAATCCTGAGCGACGCAAAGCAAGCGCTTGAGCGACTCGGACAACTGCGTCTCCAAGTCCCTCATTGA
- a CDS encoding DUF1348 family protein, whose amino-acid sequence MSESSRPPLPPFTLETAIEKVRRAEDGWNTRDPAKVVLAYTEDTYWRNRSEFIEGRAQAQAFLERKWRRELDYRLIKELWTFADNRIAVRFAYEWHDDSGSWFRSYGNENWEFGPHGLMQRRFASINDLPITEQQRKYHWPLGRRPDDHPGLSELGL is encoded by the coding sequence ATGAGCGAATCCTCACGCCCACCCTTGCCGCCGTTCACCCTGGAAACCGCCATCGAGAAAGTCCGACGCGCCGAGGACGGTTGGAATACGCGCGACCCGGCGAAAGTGGTGCTGGCCTATACGGAAGACACCTATTGGCGCAACCGCAGCGAGTTCATCGAAGGGCGTGCCCAGGCTCAGGCGTTTCTGGAGCGCAAATGGCGCAGAGAGCTGGACTATCGCCTGATCAAGGAACTCTGGACATTCGCCGATAACCGGATCGCCGTGCGTTTCGCCTACGAATGGCACGATGATTCAGGCAGCTGGTTTCGCTCCTACGGCAACGAAAACTGGGAGTTCGGCCCGCATGGCCTGATGCAGCGGCGGTTTGCCAGTATCAATGACCTGCCAATCACCGAACAGCAGCGCAAGTACCACTGGCCTTTGGGCCGCCGTCCCGACGATCACCCAGGCTTGAGTGAACTGGGGCTCTAG
- a CDS encoding DUF1543 domain-containing protein, with product MLYVVMLGGRHPRASIEVHDVVFAQAQTLEQTYPQLRQDWFGSRAGLHIDGWLEVDGIDAYRVEFSHLAPGPDDPKLFFINLGGYEPAVFGEAHRYLLVVARNKQQAKQLGKQRLQADWLKPHTDAVLEVDDCLPIDCVNGRYVHLVEGAHSGIAQFADYLLL from the coding sequence ATGTTGTACGTAGTCATGCTCGGAGGTCGCCACCCACGCGCCAGCATCGAGGTGCATGATGTAGTGTTCGCCCAGGCGCAAACCCTGGAGCAGACCTACCCGCAATTGCGTCAGGACTGGTTTGGTAGCCGCGCGGGCCTGCATATCGATGGCTGGCTGGAAGTCGATGGCATCGATGCCTACCGCGTCGAGTTCAGTCACCTGGCTCCTGGGCCAGACGACCCAAAGCTGTTTTTCATCAATCTTGGCGGTTACGAGCCAGCGGTCTTCGGTGAAGCGCACCGCTACCTTCTGGTGGTCGCTCGGAACAAGCAACAGGCAAAGCAACTGGGCAAGCAGCGCCTGCAGGCCGACTGGCTCAAACCCCACACCGACGCAGTACTGGAAGTGGATGACTGCCTGCCGATCGACTGTGTGAATGGCCGTTACGTGCACCTGGTCGAAGGTGCACACAGCGGGATCGCTCAATTCGCCGACTATCTGCTGCTCTGA